From one Bacteroidota bacterium genomic stretch:
- a CDS encoding sugar phosphate isomerase/epimerase codes for MHTRRDFIKTSIAAGAGIAAAPTSTSLIAASPLPAVKRNLKLGFDNFSIRALGWKAPRLLEYASSLVVDTILFSDLDVYESHDDAYLKDIRQQASDLGLEIQAGTGGICGSSTAFNDKYGDATTHLKLAIRVAKAVGSDVVRCYQGRMEDRTTPGGLPARIDDTVKTLQGVRSEALDAGLKIAVENHAGDMQAWMLAELIERAGPDFVGATLDSGNATWTLEDPQTNLEILAPYAVCTGIRDSMLWKAGNGVAVQWMAVGEGLTDWHAYMDAYATLCPNAPVQLEIISGFARSFNVDTDDFWPPYRDIRAVEYSRWLSMANRGYRVPPFTPAEGEDRQLATQQYQMAELERSVRYSKDVLGLGLK; via the coding sequence ATGCATACGCGTCGAGATTTTATCAAAACATCCATTGCTGCCGGCGCCGGAATCGCCGCAGCCCCGACATCAACCAGCCTGATTGCAGCATCTCCCCTGCCGGCCGTTAAACGCAACCTGAAGTTGGGCTTCGATAACTTCTCCATCCGCGCATTGGGCTGGAAAGCACCGCGTTTGCTGGAGTATGCAAGTTCACTGGTTGTAGATACCATCCTGTTTTCCGACCTCGATGTCTATGAGAGCCACGACGATGCTTATCTCAAAGACATTCGCCAGCAGGCATCAGACCTGGGTCTTGAGATACAGGCTGGCACCGGTGGCATTTGTGGCTCATCCACGGCATTTAACGACAAATATGGCGACGCAACGACGCACCTCAAACTCGCCATCCGGGTTGCCAAAGCTGTGGGCTCTGATGTGGTTCGCTGCTACCAGGGACGCATGGAAGACCGGACAACCCCTGGCGGCCTGCCTGCGCGCATAGACGACACCGTAAAAACTTTGCAGGGCGTGCGCAGTGAAGCACTGGATGCCGGCCTCAAAATTGCCGTTGAAAACCACGCCGGCGACATGCAAGCCTGGATGCTTGCTGAACTCATCGAAAGGGCAGGCCCCGACTTTGTAGGTGCTACACTCGACTCGGGCAATGCAACCTGGACGCTCGAAGACCCGCAAACCAACCTCGAAATCCTTGCGCCCTACGCCGTATGTACCGGCATCAGGGACTCCATGTTATGGAAAGCAGGAAACGGTGTAGCGGTCCAGTGGATGGCTGTGGGTGAAGGATTAACCGATTGGCATGCCTACATGGATGCCTATGCTACATTGTGCCCCAATGCACCTGTTCAGCTTGAGATTATTTCAGGCTTTGCCAGGTCGTTCAACGTTGATACAGATGACTTCTGGCCTCCATACCGGGATATCCGGGCAGTTGAATACAGCCGCTGGCTAAGTATGGCAAACCGTGGCTACCGTGTCCCCCCCTTTACGCCGGCTGAAGGCGAAGACAGGCAATTGGCCACCCA
- a CDS encoding NEW3 domain-containing protein: MMYTPISHLNGRLLAALVLAFVFLIPPTVVDVSAQSGTFFNQRDDTYPLLGLRRAKEAFDTQKVEYERQKGLHDKQLISEAALEQAFRNYSEAEVNFQQSLLAVIFEQQYIVVSRAVKYQKDNRKKGVRLTLENASKGSGEYEKLIGIDDSLFTLLKPDVVNNIYISLLNDDNAIISQPYERKIDQLLYGKPKTVNFELLQELDAVTVSLIYGNGSQQSRKIYLQKDDSENIASIKPEQFSQEVELSGNTDYRMSLELFSSDANTFKLEAVNLPSEINRYFVDPATDNRLSQFQFTEGVNTREAALRIFLPERPTDNVKIDEGLTFFAISIPRERIEEIGDVSRRQMTEEEIQALNVGYAKLELVPRGIGEILVRAPLLSFTIKPDEEVVVNLEVVNEGTRSLNNVRVEADPPLNWTDTISPEVIQSLDINEEQQIQLRFKPAPNVAPGRYEVRVQTTSLSDDLPIRGEDKTISIQIEAEANVFGTLIVVLLIIGLVLAIIIFGIRLSRR, encoded by the coding sequence ATGATGTACACCCCGATTTCCCACCTAAACGGACGACTGCTTGCAGCCCTTGTGCTTGCATTTGTCTTTCTAATTCCCCCCACAGTTGTCGACGTAAGCGCGCAAAGCGGCACGTTCTTCAACCAGCGTGATGATACCTATCCGTTGTTGGGCCTGCGTCGTGCAAAAGAAGCGTTTGATACACAGAAAGTGGAGTATGAGCGTCAGAAAGGGTTGCATGATAAACAGTTGATCTCGGAAGCAGCGCTGGAACAGGCGTTCCGAAATTACTCCGAAGCCGAAGTGAATTTTCAGCAGTCGCTGCTGGCGGTGATTTTTGAGCAGCAGTATATCGTTGTCTCCCGTGCGGTTAAATACCAGAAAGACAACCGCAAAAAGGGAGTTCGGCTCACCCTTGAAAATGCATCCAAAGGAAGCGGCGAATACGAGAAGCTGATTGGTATCGATGATTCTTTGTTTACGTTGCTGAAGCCGGATGTGGTTAATAACATTTATATTTCATTGCTCAACGATGATAACGCCATCATCAGCCAGCCGTATGAAAGAAAAATAGACCAGTTGCTTTACGGCAAGCCAAAAACGGTCAATTTTGAATTGTTGCAAGAATTGGACGCCGTTACGGTGAGTCTGATTTACGGCAATGGCTCACAGCAGAGCCGCAAAATCTATCTACAGAAAGACGACTCTGAAAATATTGCGTCGATTAAGCCTGAGCAGTTTTCTCAGGAAGTGGAGTTGAGTGGCAATACGGATTACCGGATGTCGCTCGAGCTGTTCAGCAGTGATGCAAACACGTTCAAGCTCGAAGCTGTTAACCTGCCTTCTGAGATCAACCGCTATTTTGTTGATCCGGCTACAGACAACCGGTTGAGCCAATTCCAGTTTACAGAAGGCGTGAATACGCGGGAAGCAGCTTTGCGTATTTTCTTGCCTGAGCGTCCAACAGATAACGTCAAAATTGACGAAGGCCTGACCTTTTTCGCAATTTCGATTCCCAGAGAGCGAATTGAGGAAATTGGCGACGTAAGCCGGCGCCAGATGACGGAGGAAGAGATTCAGGCCCTCAACGTAGGATATGCCAAGCTTGAACTGGTGCCGCGTGGCATCGGTGAGATCCTTGTGCGGGCGCCCCTGCTTTCGTTTACCATCAAACCTGATGAAGAGGTGGTGGTAAACCTGGAAGTTGTCAACGAAGGGACACGTAGCCTGAATAATGTGCGCGTTGAAGCAGATCCGCCGCTGAACTGGACGGATACCATCAGCCCAGAAGTTATTCAGTCGCTCGACATTAATGAGGAGCAGCAGATACAGCTCCGTTTCAAGCCGGCGCCCAATGTTGCGCCCGGTCGCTATGAGGTGCGTGTACAAACGACCTCGCTTTCAGACGATTTGCCGATTCGCGGAGAGGACAAAACAATTTCGATTCAGATAGAAGCTGAAGCAAATGTGTTTGGCACCCTCATCGTGGTACTGTTGATTATTGGGCTTGTACTGGCCATTATCATCTTCGGTATCCGACTCTCCCGCAGGTAA